In one Vulgatibacter incomptus genomic region, the following are encoded:
- a CDS encoding HD domain-containing phosphohydrolase: MQPAPPHAPSILIVDDDPAVRDVLSALLVEEGYRCMTVADAESALAHVAITEPDLAICDLKMPARDGLWLLDRLRREHPDIAVIMLTGFGDTESAVECLRRGAADYLLKPPKLTELIRSIERALGRRRIDLARRRYQLKLEQRVEEKTTELQGALRAVEVAYTHTLSALVAALDAREHETSDHSQRVVRYTRAIAEQMGVRGPELGEICRGALLHDIGKIGVPDAILLKPGPLTPAEWQEMRRHPEIGFQILRGIRFLEHPSQIVLSHQERFDGKGYPHGLRGNEIPLGARIFAIADTLDAMLCDRPYRKGTNWNTARGEILRCSGTQFDPEAVRAFAAISDETWAELRRRRQEDDAADNADDRFHLAIG; this comes from the coding sequence ATGCAGCCGGCTCCTCCCCATGCTCCGAGCATCCTGATCGTCGACGACGATCCGGCGGTGCGCGACGTCCTCTCCGCTCTCCTCGTCGAGGAGGGCTACCGCTGCATGACCGTGGCGGACGCCGAGAGCGCTCTCGCCCACGTGGCGATCACCGAGCCGGATCTCGCGATCTGCGATTTGAAAATGCCGGCTCGCGACGGTCTCTGGCTTCTCGATCGGCTGCGGCGGGAGCACCCCGACATCGCGGTGATCATGCTGACGGGCTTCGGCGACACCGAGAGCGCCGTCGAGTGCCTCCGCAGGGGGGCGGCCGACTACCTGCTCAAGCCGCCGAAGCTCACCGAGCTCATCCGCTCGATCGAGCGCGCCCTCGGAAGGCGCCGGATCGACCTCGCCCGCCGGCGGTACCAGCTCAAGCTGGAGCAGCGGGTGGAGGAGAAGACCACCGAGCTCCAGGGCGCCCTCCGCGCCGTGGAAGTGGCGTACACGCACACGCTCTCCGCCCTCGTCGCCGCCCTCGACGCGCGCGAGCACGAGACCTCCGATCATTCGCAGCGGGTGGTCCGCTACACTCGCGCCATCGCCGAGCAGATGGGGGTCCGCGGCCCCGAGCTCGGCGAGATCTGCCGGGGAGCGCTCCTCCACGACATCGGCAAGATCGGCGTCCCCGACGCGATCCTGCTCAAGCCGGGCCCCCTCACGCCCGCGGAGTGGCAGGAGATGCGCCGCCATCCGGAGATCGGCTTCCAGATCCTCCGGGGCATCCGTTTCCTCGAGCATCCGTCGCAGATCGTCCTCTCCCACCAGGAGCGCTTCGACGGCAAGGGCTATCCCCACGGCCTTCGAGGCAACGAGATCCCGCTGGGCGCCCGGATCTTCGCGATCGCCGACACCCTCGACGCGATGCTCTGCGATCGGCCCTATCGAAAGGGCACGAACTGGAACACGGCCCGCGGCGAGATCCTCCGCTGCTCCGGCACCCAGTTCGATCCGGAGGCGGTCCGTGCGTTCGCGGCGATCTCCGACGAGACCTGGGCGGAGCTCCGGCGCCGTCGGCAGGAGGACGACGCGGCCGACAACGCCGACGACCGGTTCCATCTCGCCATCGGCTAG
- a CDS encoding TolB family protein — protein sequence MSKWVAGLVVSGFLSTGAGCGGTSEPPAEVAVSDCELGRELCASRRVLGAGDVLGFPVDADRLLVRTADGLEEWRPATGEKTLLRAGAWDQLYVETSRGLERWEPNGVKTVVGRGSSPGRIRTVLLGQVDPSDHSSKLLFWDSLLGERYLEVSERRSNPLLGICGNEVWLDTGCPGAKVIDLATKRETAFEKDCGLRVPLEEFMPYSSFSGDCGSLYFLSEAQTLVRLDVQTGLQTDLDGRLFHTGNGSGGVAFLSATPYMSGRTMVGASLRVAPSALASVREIASDVYLFSLSPDGSSVAWTSGASFGDPGALQLTRLSDGDRTIPLAPSAHAPYFSVDGSMIAFVAKVPDGQGRRSDLRVHEIASGKTWVVEPEADVRDWSSFRISTMPEPRFSDDGRFLVFVASWKGAVHAFDRDRELTWALTDVDEAFVGNFEFGDQGRLVAFAEYEFNGKDRLRRSDWEARLRLADLRQPGSPRLVASASRIEKYAVAAGGLAYADGGKVVFQPLSTR from the coding sequence GTGTCCAAGTGGGTGGCTGGGCTCGTAGTTTCTGGGTTTCTGTCGACGGGAGCGGGCTGCGGCGGCACATCCGAGCCGCCTGCCGAGGTCGCGGTCTCCGATTGCGAGCTCGGGCGGGAGCTCTGTGCCTCTCGGCGAGTCCTGGGCGCTGGCGATGTTCTCGGATTTCCCGTGGACGCGGATCGGCTCCTGGTTCGCACCGCCGACGGGCTGGAGGAGTGGAGGCCGGCGACCGGCGAGAAGACGTTGCTTCGCGCGGGCGCTTGGGACCAGCTCTACGTGGAGACCTCGCGCGGCCTCGAGCGCTGGGAGCCGAATGGTGTGAAGACCGTGGTGGGACGGGGCTCGTCTCCGGGCCGGATCCGGACGGTTCTCCTTGGGCAGGTCGACCCGAGCGACCACAGCTCCAAGCTGTTGTTCTGGGATTCGCTCCTTGGAGAGCGCTACCTCGAGGTCTCGGAGCGCAGGTCCAACCCATTGCTGGGCATCTGCGGGAACGAGGTTTGGCTCGACACCGGCTGCCCCGGCGCGAAGGTAATCGACCTGGCCACGAAACGGGAGACCGCCTTCGAGAAGGACTGTGGCCTGCGGGTTCCCCTCGAAGAGTTCATGCCGTACAGCTCGTTCTCTGGCGATTGCGGGTCGCTCTACTTCCTTTCAGAGGCGCAGACTCTCGTTCGTCTCGACGTTCAGACGGGTCTCCAGACGGATCTCGACGGCCGGCTCTTCCACACCGGGAACGGATCGGGCGGCGTGGCCTTCCTTTCGGCGACCCCCTACATGTCGGGCCGCACCATGGTCGGCGCGTCCTTGCGCGTCGCGCCCTCGGCTCTCGCTTCGGTGCGGGAGATCGCGTCCGACGTCTACCTCTTCTCCTTGTCCCCTGATGGCAGCTCCGTGGCGTGGACCTCCGGGGCTTCGTTCGGTGACCCGGGAGCCCTGCAGCTCACACGGCTCTCTGATGGCGATCGTACCATCCCGCTCGCCCCCTCCGCCCACGCCCCCTACTTCTCGGTCGACGGCTCCATGATCGCCTTCGTCGCGAAGGTTCCGGACGGGCAGGGGCGTCGAAGCGATCTCCGCGTCCATGAGATCGCATCGGGCAAGACCTGGGTCGTCGAACCCGAGGCAGACGTTCGCGACTGGAGCAGCTTTCGAATCTCGACGATGCCGGAGCCGAGATTCTCGGACGACGGTCGTTTCCTGGTCTTCGTCGCTTCGTGGAAAGGCGCGGTCCACGCCTTCGATCGAGATCGGGAGCTCACCTGGGCGCTCACGGACGTCGACGAGGCGTTCGTCGGAAACTTCGAGTTCGGAGATCAGGGGCGGCTGGTGGCCTTCGCTGAGTACGAGTTCAACGGGAAGGACCGGCTTCGCCGCTCCGACTGGGAGGCCCGTCTCCGCCTCGCGGACCTCCGACAGCCCGGGTCTCCGAGACTGGTGGCAAGTGCTTCGCGAATTGAGAAATACGCCGTCGCTGCAGGCGGCTTGGCCTACGCCGACGGCGGAAAGGTCGTCTTCCAGCCGCTGAGCACGCGGTAG
- the thiO gene encoding glycine oxidase ThiO, whose protein sequence is MVFDCAVIGGGVMGSAIALRLAQAGQKVVVLEKSIPGAEASSAAGGILGPQIEGDHDDPLFRLCLASRDAYGPLALELIERAGIDVGHRRSGLLLVKYAGEDVGPLDARLAWQRAAGLEVERLDGDQARSLEPALSPEVAAALHFPNEARLEPRKLAQALALAAQRAGAAFRKGIVRGVAVEDGKIAGVDLDDGRLPAGAVVVAAGAWTSKVAGTGLAADVVRPVRGQMTELHHPELVLERVVFTSRGYLVPRGGGTVVTGSTMEEAGYEKKVTAAGLSRILANAVAAAPLLGSAEVVSSWSGLRPCPKDGLPVIGAGAVPGLYVASGHHRNGILLVPETARLLAAAVLAGRDPEELAPFSPLRFAR, encoded by the coding sequence ATGGTCTTCGACTGCGCGGTGATCGGCGGCGGTGTGATGGGGAGCGCCATCGCGCTCCGGCTGGCCCAGGCGGGCCAGAAGGTGGTCGTCCTCGAGAAATCCATCCCGGGCGCCGAGGCGTCCAGCGCGGCCGGCGGAATCCTCGGCCCTCAGATCGAGGGCGATCACGACGACCCGCTCTTTCGCCTCTGCCTGGCTTCCCGCGACGCCTACGGGCCCCTGGCCCTCGAGCTGATCGAACGCGCCGGGATCGACGTGGGCCATCGGCGCTCCGGCCTCCTCCTCGTGAAGTACGCCGGCGAGGACGTGGGCCCCCTCGACGCCCGCCTCGCCTGGCAGCGCGCCGCCGGCCTGGAGGTCGAGCGCCTTGACGGCGACCAGGCTCGGAGCCTCGAGCCGGCGCTCTCACCCGAGGTGGCGGCTGCCCTTCACTTCCCCAACGAGGCCCGCCTCGAGCCCAGGAAGCTGGCGCAGGCCCTGGCCCTCGCCGCCCAGCGCGCCGGCGCCGCGTTCCGCAAGGGCATCGTGCGCGGAGTGGCGGTCGAGGACGGCAAGATCGCTGGTGTCGATCTCGACGACGGCCGGCTCCCGGCGGGCGCGGTGGTGGTCGCCGCCGGCGCGTGGACCTCGAAGGTCGCGGGAACCGGGCTCGCCGCGGACGTGGTCCGCCCTGTCCGCGGCCAGATGACGGAGCTCCACCACCCGGAGCTCGTGCTCGAGAGAGTTGTCTTCACCTCTCGGGGCTACCTCGTTCCCCGCGGCGGAGGGACGGTCGTCACCGGCTCCACGATGGAAGAGGCGGGGTACGAGAAGAAGGTTACGGCGGCGGGGCTCTCTCGCATCCTCGCCAACGCGGTCGCCGCGGCGCCGCTCCTGGGATCGGCGGAGGTGGTCTCGTCGTGGTCGGGTCTGCGGCCCTGCCCCAAGGACGGCCTCCCCGTCATCGGCGCGGGCGCGGTTCCCGGGCTCTACGTGGCCAGCGGCCACCACCGGAACGGGATCCTCCTCGTGCCGGAGACCGCCCGGCTCCTCGCCGCGGCCGTCCTCGCTGGACGGGATCCGGAAGAGCTCGCGCCCTTCTCCCCTCTTCGCTTCGCCCGCTGA
- a CDS encoding alpha-ketoacid dehydrogenase subunit beta — translation MPVLNLLQAVNDALRTEMRRDDRVVVLGEDVGKFGGVFRATAGLYEEFGENRVIDTPLAEGGIVGAAIGMSLYGMRPVPEVQFADFIYPAYDQIVSELAKFRYRSGGQYPCSMVIRTPYGGGIKGGLYHSQSPESVFIHHAGLKVVVPSNPYDAKGLLLSAMRQEDPVLFMEPKRIYRAAKGEVPEEDYTVPLEKAALLREGDDVTVIAWGAMLHEAVAAVDEAEKKSGIRCDLLDLRTLWPLDIDAVVASAKKTGRVVVVHEAARTCGLGAEISALIQERAFVHLEAPVKRVTGWDTPFPYTLDDAYLPRAPRILQGIHDVVEFVA, via the coding sequence ATGCCCGTTCTGAACCTACTCCAGGCTGTCAACGACGCCCTGCGCACCGAGATGCGCAGGGACGATCGCGTCGTCGTCCTCGGCGAGGACGTCGGCAAGTTCGGCGGCGTGTTCCGCGCCACCGCCGGCCTCTACGAGGAGTTCGGCGAGAACCGCGTGATCGACACGCCCCTCGCCGAGGGCGGCATCGTCGGCGCGGCCATCGGCATGTCCCTCTACGGGATGCGCCCGGTGCCGGAGGTCCAGTTCGCGGACTTCATCTACCCCGCCTACGACCAGATCGTGAGCGAGCTGGCCAAGTTCCGCTATCGCTCCGGCGGCCAGTATCCCTGCTCGATGGTGATCCGCACGCCCTACGGCGGCGGCATCAAGGGCGGCCTCTACCACTCCCAGTCGCCGGAGTCGGTCTTCATCCACCACGCCGGTCTGAAGGTGGTGGTCCCGTCGAACCCCTACGACGCCAAGGGCCTGCTCCTCTCCGCCATGCGCCAGGAGGATCCGGTGCTCTTCATGGAGCCGAAGCGGATCTACCGCGCGGCGAAGGGCGAGGTGCCGGAGGAGGACTACACGGTCCCCCTCGAGAAGGCCGCGCTCCTGCGCGAGGGCGACGACGTGACGGTGATCGCCTGGGGCGCGATGCTCCACGAGGCGGTCGCCGCGGTGGACGAGGCCGAGAAGAAGTCCGGCATCCGCTGCGACCTCCTCGATCTCCGCACCCTCTGGCCCCTCGACATCGACGCCGTGGTGGCGTCGGCGAAGAAGACGGGCAGGGTGGTGGTGGTGCACGAGGCGGCGCGCACCTGCGGCCTCGGCGCGGAGATCAGCGCCCTGATCCAGGAGCGCGCCTTCGTCCACCTGGAAGCCCCGGTCAAGCGCGTCACCGGCTGGGACACCCCGTTTCCCTATACGCTCGACGACGCGTATCTTCCGCGGGCTCCGCGGATCCTCCAGGGGATCCACGACGTGGTCGAGTTCGTCGCCTAG
- a CDS encoding aldehyde dehydrogenase family protein: MEPLIRPAFARPSNLVDGAIRNTEPATGRPFPDLPITSPAEVREVVGRAREAQRRWAALDWGERRKKLLAFRDRLIARTDEVVDLLVRENGKARFEALTHEIFPIVDLTNFFAKRARRVLRDEKIPLHLFGPLKASRLRHEPRGVIGVISPWNFPFSIPMGDVIMALAARNAVVVKPSEWTPRILLLAKELLVEAGIDPDLVGVVPGGGETGAALVEADVDMVIFTGSVATGRKVGEACGRRLIPYVAELGGKDPAIVLPDANLDHAARQVVWGAFANSGQICASVERVLVHESIHDAFVAKVVELASAVRQGDPAAAGEAHVDVGAMVVPSQVDLVQRQLDDAKSKGARILVGGGVHGEGGARFIEPTVLVDVTSDMEIWRDETFGPCLPIRPYRDVEEAIREANDSAFGLSAYVFSRSVSRADAVARRLEAGTVMINDVLYTHALPETPWGGVKQSGIGRVHGIQGLKDLCEVRHVNRPRLPMVPLWMFPYRERTFRAFRYGMRKLFRGPLG, encoded by the coding sequence ATGGAACCCCTCATCCGCCCCGCATTCGCCAGGCCTTCGAACCTCGTCGACGGCGCGATCCGCAACACGGAGCCGGCGACGGGTCGCCCCTTTCCGGACCTGCCGATCACCAGCCCGGCCGAGGTGCGGGAGGTCGTCGGGCGGGCGAGGGAGGCGCAGCGCCGTTGGGCCGCGCTCGACTGGGGCGAGCGCAGGAAGAAGCTCCTGGCCTTCCGGGATCGCCTGATCGCGCGCACCGACGAAGTCGTCGACCTCCTCGTCCGCGAGAACGGCAAGGCGCGCTTCGAGGCGCTCACCCACGAGATCTTCCCGATCGTCGATCTCACCAATTTCTTCGCGAAGCGGGCCCGCCGCGTCCTGCGCGACGAGAAGATCCCGCTCCACCTCTTCGGCCCGCTGAAGGCGAGTCGGCTGCGGCACGAGCCGCGCGGCGTGATCGGCGTCATCAGCCCGTGGAACTTCCCGTTCTCCATCCCGATGGGCGACGTGATCATGGCGCTCGCCGCCCGGAACGCCGTGGTGGTGAAGCCCTCCGAGTGGACGCCGCGGATCCTCCTCCTGGCAAAGGAGCTCCTGGTCGAGGCGGGGATCGATCCCGACCTCGTCGGCGTGGTCCCGGGCGGCGGCGAGACCGGCGCGGCGCTGGTGGAGGCCGACGTCGACATGGTGATCTTCACCGGATCGGTGGCCACCGGCCGCAAGGTCGGAGAGGCCTGCGGGCGGCGCTTGATCCCCTACGTCGCCGAGCTCGGCGGCAAGGATCCCGCCATCGTCCTGCCCGACGCTAACCTGGACCACGCCGCCCGGCAGGTGGTCTGGGGCGCCTTCGCGAATTCGGGGCAGATCTGCGCCTCGGTGGAGCGGGTCCTCGTCCACGAGTCGATCCACGACGCCTTCGTGGCGAAGGTGGTCGAGCTCGCCAGCGCCGTGCGCCAGGGCGATCCGGCGGCGGCAGGCGAGGCCCACGTGGACGTGGGCGCGATGGTCGTCCCCAGCCAGGTGGACCTCGTCCAGCGCCAGCTCGACGACGCGAAGTCGAAGGGCGCCCGGATCCTCGTCGGCGGCGGCGTCCACGGCGAGGGCGGGGCGCGCTTCATCGAACCCACGGTGCTCGTCGATGTCACATCCGACATGGAGATCTGGCGCGACGAGACCTTCGGACCCTGCCTGCCGATCCGACCGTATCGCGACGTCGAGGAGGCGATCCGCGAGGCCAACGACAGCGCCTTCGGCCTCTCCGCCTACGTCTTCTCCCGGAGCGTCTCACGTGCGGACGCAGTCGCCCGGCGCCTCGAGGCGGGCACCGTGATGATCAACGACGTTCTCTACACCCACGCTCTCCCGGAGACGCCTTGGGGCGGGGTGAAGCAGTCGGGGATCGGCAGGGTCCACGGCATCCAGGGCCTCAAGGATCTCTGCGAGGTCCGTCACGTCAACCGGCCCCGGTTGCCGATGGTCCCCCTGTGGATGTTCCCGTACCGCGAGCGCACCTTCCGCGCCTTCCGCTACGGGATGCGCAAGCTCTTCCGAGGCCCGCTCGGCTGA
- a CDS encoding dihydrolipoamide acetyltransferase family protein yields the protein MAKFEFRLPDIGEGVVEGEIVKWLVSVGDTIAEDQALVEVMTDKATVTIPSPKAGKVVERHGNEGEIAKVHGTLVVLETEGGAAEAPAPAAAHAAAPAPAAAAAPKAAPAAEEGRRVLATPVTRRMAREHGVNLAAVVGTGPQGRVTKEDLLGFVSGGAANQAVPAAQPGMQLPPAPAVVATAADQRIPIRGLRRKIAENLVRSKQSAPHYHFVEEVDATDLVALRDRLNAKLAKSGEKLSFLPFIVKAVIGALKKNPRCNAVMDEAAQELVIRGEYNIGIAVATDDGLVVPVIHHADKLSMREIAKEIVRLSDAARNRKLSQADIGGGTFTITSLGQTGGLFATPILNHPEVAIMGVHRMRKRPVVNDAGEIVVRDIMNLSWAFDHRNVDGAEGAKFAYDVIDLVTDPDKLMLEMA from the coding sequence ATGGCAAAGTTCGAGTTCAGGCTCCCGGACATCGGCGAGGGCGTCGTCGAGGGCGAGATCGTCAAGTGGCTGGTGAGCGTCGGTGACACCATCGCCGAGGACCAGGCGCTGGTCGAGGTGATGACCGACAAGGCCACCGTGACCATCCCGTCGCCGAAGGCCGGCAAGGTCGTGGAGCGCCACGGCAACGAGGGCGAGATCGCCAAGGTCCACGGGACCCTCGTGGTCCTCGAGACCGAGGGCGGCGCCGCCGAGGCTCCGGCTCCTGCCGCCGCCCACGCCGCCGCTCCCGCGCCCGCCGCGGCCGCCGCGCCGAAGGCGGCGCCTGCAGCGGAGGAGGGCCGGCGCGTCCTCGCCACGCCCGTGACCCGGCGCATGGCCCGCGAGCACGGCGTCAACCTGGCCGCCGTCGTCGGCACCGGCCCCCAGGGTCGGGTGACCAAGGAAGACCTCCTGGGCTTCGTCTCCGGGGGAGCCGCGAACCAGGCCGTCCCCGCGGCGCAGCCGGGCATGCAGCTCCCGCCCGCGCCGGCCGTCGTCGCCACAGCGGCGGACCAGCGGATCCCGATCCGGGGCCTGCGCCGCAAGATCGCCGAGAACCTCGTGCGGTCGAAGCAGAGCGCGCCGCACTACCACTTCGTGGAGGAGGTCGACGCCACCGACCTCGTGGCCCTCCGCGACCGCCTGAACGCCAAGCTCGCCAAGAGCGGAGAGAAGCTCAGCTTCCTGCCCTTCATCGTGAAGGCCGTGATCGGCGCCCTCAAGAAGAACCCCCGCTGCAACGCGGTGATGGACGAGGCGGCCCAGGAGCTGGTGATCCGCGGCGAGTACAACATCGGCATCGCCGTCGCCACGGACGATGGCCTGGTGGTGCCGGTGATCCACCACGCGGACAAGCTCTCGATGCGCGAGATCGCGAAGGAGATCGTGCGCCTCTCGGACGCCGCGCGGAATCGCAAGCTCTCCCAGGCGGACATCGGTGGCGGCACGTTCACGATCACCTCCCTCGGGCAGACGGGCGGGCTCTTCGCCACGCCGATCCTGAACCACCCCGAGGTGGCGATCATGGGCGTGCACCGGATGCGCAAGCGGCCGGTGGTGAACGACGCGGGCGAGATCGTGGTGCGCGACATCATGAACCTCTCGTGGGCCTTCGATCACCGGAACGTGGACGGCGCCGAGGGCGCGAAGTTCGCGTACGACGTGATCGATCTCGTGACCGATCCCGACAAGCTGATGCTCGAGATGGCCTGA
- the lipA gene encoding lipoyl synthase, giving the protein MSEKLVALGTPPAQKAAKPKQKKPEWLKVRLPSGATYEKVKATLHDLKLHTVCEESRCPNVGECWGGGTATVMVMGDTCTRGCRFCNIASEKRPAPLDPDEPRNLATAVAQLGLHYLVVTSVDRDDIPDQGSSHFAECITELLARTPSTILEVLIPDFTGRTDFLDKIGLANPAVIAHNIETVERLTPTVRDRRAGYRQSLEVLRYVKQTYPHIHTKSSIMLGLGEQEDELLQAFRDLREVGVSVLTLGQYLQPSQWHLEVKEFITPERFAELQAIAEGMGFLYVASGPLVRSSYKAAELFVAGLVKRDREARQVTSFGVPIAG; this is encoded by the coding sequence ATGAGCGAGAAGCTGGTCGCGCTCGGCACGCCGCCCGCGCAGAAGGCGGCGAAGCCGAAGCAGAAGAAGCCCGAGTGGCTCAAGGTCCGCCTGCCGAGCGGGGCCACCTACGAGAAGGTGAAGGCCACCCTCCACGACCTCAAGCTCCACACGGTGTGCGAGGAGTCCCGCTGCCCGAACGTGGGCGAGTGCTGGGGCGGGGGCACCGCCACCGTGATGGTGATGGGCGACACCTGCACCCGCGGTTGCCGCTTCTGCAACATCGCCAGCGAGAAGCGCCCGGCGCCCCTGGATCCGGACGAGCCGCGCAACCTCGCCACGGCAGTGGCCCAGCTCGGCCTCCACTACCTCGTGGTCACCTCGGTCGACCGCGACGACATCCCGGATCAGGGCTCGTCGCACTTCGCGGAGTGCATCACGGAGCTCCTCGCCCGAACGCCGAGCACGATCCTCGAGGTGCTGATCCCGGACTTCACCGGGCGGACCGACTTCCTCGACAAGATCGGCCTCGCGAACCCGGCAGTGATCGCCCACAACATCGAGACGGTGGAGCGGCTCACCCCCACCGTGCGCGACCGCCGCGCCGGCTACCGCCAGTCCCTCGAAGTTCTGCGCTACGTGAAGCAGACCTACCCGCACATCCACACCAAGTCGTCGATCATGCTCGGCCTCGGCGAGCAGGAGGACGAGCTCCTCCAGGCCTTCCGCGACCTGCGCGAGGTTGGGGTGTCGGTGCTCACCCTGGGCCAGTATCTGCAGCCCTCGCAGTGGCACCTGGAGGTGAAGGAGTTCATCACCCCCGAGCGCTTCGCCGAGCTGCAGGCGATCGCCGAGGGGATGGGCTTCCTCTACGTGGCCTCGGGGCCGCTGGTCCGCTCCTCCTACAAGGCAGCCGAGCTCTTCGTCGCCGGCCTGGTCAAGCGCGACCGCGAGGCGCGCCAGGTGACCTCCTTCGGCGTGCCCATCGCCGGATAG
- the lpdA gene encoding dihydrolipoyl dehydrogenase, with the protein MADVFDVAILGSGPGGYAAAIHAGQAGLKTVLIEKQKRLGGTCTLVGCIPTKALLHSADLVEEIRDAAEHGIQISGSPSVHMAGVLARKNKIVDQSTNGVSFLMKKNKVTVVTGFGKIAGKGKLEVAGEGGAKQEILFKKLIVATGSVVREFPGLESDGKVVLNSDQILDLDRVPKSLIVVGAGAVGMEFASVFAAFGSKVTIVELLPHLLPLEDEEISKEIERAYRKRKIDFRVETKVEKLERLSGGVKAHLASKDGKTEVIEAEMLLSAIGRKPVTEGIGLESVGVKTERGFIPVDSMMRTSADGIYAIGDVVPTQMLAHLATQEALLAVDDIAGKNPQPLRYDRCPGATYCSPEVASVGLTEKAAREKGYDVKVGKFPFAAIGKARILGQTQGMVKIVSENKYDEVLGVHIVGPHATDLIAEACAALRLESTTEDLAKTIHPHPTLSEIIGEAAHATLGHPLHI; encoded by the coding sequence TTGGCTGACGTTTTCGATGTGGCAATCCTGGGCAGCGGTCCCGGCGGCTATGCTGCCGCCATCCACGCGGGACAGGCGGGGCTGAAGACCGTCCTGATCGAGAAGCAGAAGCGGCTCGGCGGCACCTGCACCCTCGTCGGGTGCATCCCCACCAAGGCGCTCCTCCACTCGGCGGACCTCGTCGAGGAGATCCGCGACGCGGCCGAGCACGGGATCCAGATCTCGGGCAGCCCCAGCGTCCACATGGCCGGGGTCCTCGCGCGCAAGAACAAGATCGTCGACCAGAGCACCAACGGCGTCAGCTTCCTGATGAAGAAGAACAAGGTCACGGTCGTGACCGGCTTCGGGAAGATCGCCGGCAAGGGCAAGCTCGAGGTCGCCGGCGAGGGCGGGGCGAAGCAGGAGATCCTCTTCAAGAAGCTCATCGTCGCCACCGGCTCGGTGGTCCGCGAGTTCCCGGGCCTCGAGTCCGACGGCAAGGTCGTGCTGAACTCGGACCAGATCCTCGACCTCGACCGCGTGCCCAAGAGCCTGATCGTGGTGGGCGCCGGCGCGGTGGGCATGGAGTTCGCGTCGGTCTTCGCCGCCTTCGGCAGCAAGGTCACCATCGTCGAGCTGCTGCCGCACCTCCTCCCCCTCGAGGACGAGGAGATCAGCAAGGAGATCGAGCGCGCCTACCGCAAGCGCAAGATCGACTTCCGCGTCGAGACCAAGGTGGAGAAGCTCGAGCGCCTTTCCGGCGGGGTGAAGGCCCACCTGGCCTCGAAGGACGGCAAGACCGAGGTGATCGAGGCCGAGATGCTGCTCTCCGCCATCGGCCGCAAGCCGGTCACCGAGGGGATCGGCCTGGAGTCGGTCGGCGTCAAGACCGAGCGCGGCTTCATCCCGGTGGATTCGATGATGCGGACCTCCGCGGACGGCATCTACGCCATCGGCGACGTGGTGCCGACCCAGATGCTCGCGCACCTGGCGACCCAGGAGGCGCTCCTGGCGGTGGACGACATCGCCGGCAAGAACCCGCAGCCCCTGCGCTACGACCGCTGCCCCGGCGCGACCTACTGCTCGCCGGAGGTCGCCTCGGTGGGTCTCACCGAGAAGGCCGCCCGCGAGAAGGGCTACGACGTGAAGGTGGGCAAGTTCCCCTTCGCGGCCATCGGCAAGGCCCGGATCCTCGGCCAGACGCAGGGCATGGTGAAGATCGTCTCGGAGAACAAGTACGACGAGGTCCTGGGCGTCCACATCGTGGGCCCCCACGCGACGGACCTCATCGCCGAGGCCTGCGCGGCGCTCCGCCTCGAGAGCACCACGGAGGATCTCGCGAAGACGATCCACCCGCACCCGACGCTCTCCGAGATCATCGGCGAGGCCGCCCACGCCACGCTGGGCCACCCGCTGCACATCTAG